A single genomic interval of Candidatus Binatia bacterium harbors:
- a CDS encoding YebC/PmpR family DNA-binding transcriptional regulator: MGRIFETRKHTMFARWDRMAKQFTRVGKDIVIAVKAGGPDPAANPQLRRVIQNARAVNMPKDKVEAAIKRAAGEEATDYDEILYEGYAPHGVAVLVEAATDNPTRTVSNLRNHFNKGGGNLASTGSVSFHFKRMGVFRFDPAGIYQDELELDLIDHGLEEMGESTGEKGEPQLVIRCAFADFGRLQKALEDRGIKPLSAESEYLPQTPAELPEDKAKDVLKLVDTLEQDDDVQKVFHSVG, translated from the coding sequence ATGGGACGCATCTTCGAAACCCGCAAGCACACGATGTTCGCCCGCTGGGACCGCATGGCCAAGCAGTTCACCCGCGTCGGCAAGGATATTGTCATCGCCGTGAAAGCGGGCGGGCCCGATCCCGCGGCCAATCCCCAGTTGCGGCGCGTCATTCAGAACGCGCGCGCGGTCAACATGCCGAAGGACAAGGTCGAGGCGGCAATCAAGCGCGCGGCGGGCGAGGAGGCGACGGATTATGACGAGATCCTCTACGAGGGATACGCCCCGCACGGCGTCGCCGTCCTCGTCGAGGCCGCGACCGATAACCCGACCCGCACCGTCTCGAACCTGCGCAACCACTTCAACAAGGGTGGCGGCAACCTCGCATCGACCGGCAGCGTCAGCTTCCACTTCAAGAGGATGGGTGTGTTCCGCTTCGATCCCGCCGGCATCTACCAGGACGAACTCGAACTCGATCTGATCGACCACGGCCTCGAGGAGATGGGCGAGAGCACGGGCGAGAAGGGTGAGCCGCAGCTCGTGATCCGGTGCGCCTTCGCCGACTTCGGTCGCCTGCAGAAGGCGCTTGAAGACCGCGGTATCAAACCGCTCTCCGCCGAATCCGAGTACCTACCGCAGACCCCGGCCGAGCTGCCGGAGGACAAAGCCAAGGACGTGCTGAAGCTGGTGGACACCCTCGAGCAGGACGACGACGTCCAGAAGGTCTTCCACAGCGTCGGCTGA
- a CDS encoding nitronate monooxygenase family protein: METKVTRMLGIDCPILAFTHCRDVAAAVTNAGGLGVLGAVAHTPEQLDVDLKWIAEQTKGRPFGVDLLIPRKYVGAEAGGIDLGSLKSMVPDANREWIDELLERYSVPPLPPPSPDSDREQRGMAGLRVDPKSMGPLIEVSFAHKVALIASALGTPPRWLVDKAHANGIPVAALAGRIEHAVAHKEGGVDIVIAQGTEGGGHTGEIATMVLVPQVVDAIAPTPVLAAGGIASGRQMAAALALGAEGVWCGSVWLTTHEAETTPVIKEKFLAATSADTRRSRSLTGKPARMLRSAWTDAWDEPGAPEPLPMPLQSLLVAEAQRRIHRVAHKADSSARPLVTYFVGQVVGQMNVAMSTRDVMREMVEQCLDAMERMNGLLQND; encoded by the coding sequence ATGGAGACCAAAGTGACCAGGATGCTAGGGATCGATTGTCCCATCCTCGCCTTCACGCACTGTCGCGACGTCGCGGCGGCGGTGACCAATGCGGGCGGCTTAGGCGTGCTGGGGGCGGTGGCCCACACCCCCGAGCAGCTGGACGTCGATCTCAAGTGGATCGCGGAGCAGACGAAGGGGCGGCCCTTCGGCGTCGACTTGCTCATCCCACGGAAGTACGTGGGTGCCGAGGCCGGCGGGATCGATCTCGGTAGCCTCAAGTCGATGGTGCCCGACGCCAACCGGGAATGGATTGACGAGTTGCTCGAGCGCTACAGCGTGCCGCCGCTTCCCCCGCCCTCGCCGGATAGCGACCGGGAGCAGCGGGGCATGGCGGGGTTGCGAGTGGACCCCAAGAGCATGGGTCCGCTGATCGAGGTCTCATTCGCGCACAAGGTGGCCCTGATCGCCTCGGCCTTGGGGACCCCACCGCGTTGGTTGGTCGACAAGGCCCACGCCAACGGCATTCCGGTGGCCGCCCTGGCCGGGCGCATCGAACATGCCGTCGCCCACAAGGAGGGCGGCGTGGATATCGTCATCGCCCAGGGCACGGAAGGCGGCGGACACACGGGGGAGATCGCCACCATGGTCCTCGTGCCCCAGGTGGTCGATGCCATCGCCCCCACCCCGGTGCTCGCCGCTGGCGGCATCGCCTCGGGGCGCCAGATGGCCGCCGCCCTGGCCCTCGGGGCCGAAGGGGTGTGGTGCGGCTCGGTGTGGCTCACGACGCATGAGGCCGAGACGACTCCGGTGATCAAGGAGAAGTTCCTGGCCGCCACGTCCGCCGACACGCGCCGCTCCCGGTCGCTCACCGGCAAGCCGGCGCGCATGCTGCGCAGTGCCTGGACCGACGCCTGGGACGAGCCCGGTGCGCCCGAGCCATTGCCCATGCCCCTGCAGAGCCTGCTGGTGGCGGAGGCGCAGCGCCGCATCCACCGCGTCGCCCACAAAGCTGATTCGAGCGCACGCCCTCTGGTCACCTACTTCGTCGGGCAGGTTGTCGGCCAGATGAATGTGGCCATGTCGACCCGCGACGTAATGCGCGAGATGGTGGAGCAATGCCTCGATGCCATGGAGCGCATGAACGGCCTGCTGCAAAACGACTAG